AACGCAAGCCCCCAAAACGCAATTGTCTTGCCCTTTAGATCGCCGCCAAAAAAGTTATAAATTTTCTCAAACAGCACTCTTTTTTGAGCCTTATTTCTTGACTCGACCGCATTTAAAAGCTCTGGCTCAAAGCCATTTTGTCTGGCGGTATAGATAAGCGCCTCGACGTCTTTTGGAAAGCAGCTACCGCCGTATCCGCAGCCGGGATATATAAAGCTATATCCGATCCTCGAGTCGCTGCCGATACCTTTTCTTACTAAATTTACATCAGCGCCCACGCGTTCACAGATATTTGCTATCTCGTTTATGAAGCTTATTTTGGTTGCCAGCATCGAATTTGCAGCGTATTTTGTCATCTCGGCTGACTTTACGTCCATACAAATGAGCCTGTCATGATTTTTCATAAATGGCTCATAAAGCTCTCTCATCACGCTAAAGCCCCACTCACTACTAGCCCCGATAACTACGCGATCTGGCTTTAAAAAGTCCTCAACTGCCGCACCCTCTTTTAAAAACTCTGGGTTTGAAACGACTTCAAATTTAACCTCTATATTTCTCTTTTTAAGCTCAGCCTCGATCACCTCATGCACCTTAGCTCCAGTGCCCACTGGAACGGTTGATTTATCGACTACGATTAGCGGTTTGCTTAAATTTTCTCCGATAGATTTTGCCACCGAGAGGACATATTTTAAATCCGCCTGTCCATCAGCGCCCATAGGAGTACCAACTGCGATAAATAGCACATCTGCATGCTCTAGCGCCTCAGTTATCTGCGTACTAAATTTAAGCGAACCATTTTTGTAGCACTCGCTCACGATATCAGCAAGGCCTGGCTCATATATAGGCACGACACCGTTTTTTAGTGCCTCGATCTTTTTTTCATCAACATCGACGCAGATCACGCTGTTGCCCATTTTAGCAAAGCATGCACCACTCACTAGTCCAACGTATCCGGTTCCAATCACAGCTACTTTCATGCTTATCCTTAAATTTTCTTTTCCCATTCAAGGGCGGTTTTTATGATGAGCGCTAGATCGTCTCTTTTTGGCTTCCAGCTTGTTAGCGAGCGCAGTTTACTTGCGTTTGAGATAAGGATAGCTGGGTCGCCATCCCTTCTTGGCGCATTTAGCACTTTAAAATTTACTCCGCTTACTTTTTTTGCAGTTTCGATGACCTCTTTTACGCTAAATCCTCTGCCATATCCCACGTTAAAAGTTTCGCTGCCATTTTTACCAATATACTCTAGTGCGCTAATGTGAGCATCTGCTAGGTCACTAACGTGAATGTAGTCTCTTACGCATGTGCCATCTTTTGTCGCGTAGTCATCACCAAAAATACCCATACTCTCGCGCTTGCCAAGTATAGTTTGCACAGCCACCTTGATAAGGTGCGTGGCATTTGGATAGTTTTGACCGATAAGCCCATCTTCGTCTGCGCCTGCCACGTTGAAATAACGTAAAATCGCAAATTTAAAATTTTTATTTGAAGCGGCGTAGTCTTTGATGATCTGCTCGCTCATAAGCTTGCTTCTGCCGTATGGATTTATCGGATTTGTAGGCGTTGTTTCGCTTACTTCTGCCACGTCTGGCTCGCCGTAAACTGCGGCAGTTGAGCTAAATATAAATTTATTTACATTGTAAGTTTTTGCGTATCTTAGTACTCTTGCGACGTTTGCGGTGTTATTTAGATAGTATTTTAGTGGCTCACTCATACTCTCAAAGACCTCGATAAACGCTGCAAAATGGATGATCGCATCAAATTTGCCGTTTGCAAAAATTTCGCTTAGATCATCCTCTAAATTTGCGTTTATAAATTTAAAATTTCCTATCTTTTTAAGTGCGTCAAGTGCTTTTTGTGAGCCTTTGCAGAGATTGTCGATGATGGTTATCTCATCCTTGCCTTGTTTTAAAAGTGCTTTTACTACGTGGCTGCCGATGTATCCAGCACCACCTGTTATTAAAATCTTCAAGTTTAAGCCTTTCATAAAAAGTGGTTAATTTTATCAAAAATAGGGTAAAGCAAAAGTAAAGCAAGCCTTTGAATGAAATTTAATCCTCTCTAACCCTCAAAAATATAGGAAATCTTGGCTTGCCATTAGAGGTTAAATTTTGAAATTTATATGTGATTATGGAGCCTATCTTTGGGGGATTTGTGCGTTGCTCGTCGCTTAGTCCTGAGCCTATTTTAAAGATAGTGCCAGCTTTTGGCTCGCCATCCTTGCCGCCAAGCGCCCTGCAAGTGAGCGAGCCAGCAAGATTAGCGTATTTGCCGCTGCCTTTATTTATGGAGACTACCTCGCACTCGGCGTCTGTAAATTTCTTAAATTTAAGTGCATTTTTGCTTCGTTTTCGCTCATACGGCGCATTTGGCTCACGCACGACTGCTCCCTCTCCACCCTTTACAATAATATCCTCTGTAAATTTTAAAAACTGGGCATTATCACGCATTTTTATCTGTTTTATGATGATCAAATTTTGATTTGGCTCATTTTTTAGAAATTTAGCCAAAACTTCAAGTCTGGTAAGCAAGCCACCACTCGCCTCAGGCACATCAAAAACGTGAAATTTTAGCCTGTTCCATGCCTTTTCGTCTGGCAGCTTATCCATCACGGTAGCTTGAATTTCTTCAAATTTAAGCTCTTTTGCGTAAAGCTCGCCATCAAGTGCAAATTTTGGGAAATTTTTAGTAAAACTTAGCGGTGCATTCAGTTTTTTACCCTGCCTTGAGAGTAAATTCTCTCCGTCCCAGTAGGCACGCACACCATCAAGCTTCTCGCTAGCCAGCCAGCCTGAGACGTTTTGCTCTTTATACTCGCTAAGGCGCAGCAAGTCAAGAGAAAATGCAAAATTTAAAAGGAGTAAAACCGCAAAAATTATTCTGATCAGGCTTTTACCTTGCAAAAACAATAGTCCAGATGATCGTCTACAACGCCCACACTTTGCAAAAAAGCATAGGTGCTAACAGAGCCTAAAAATTTAAACTCTCGCTTTTTTAGCTCCTTTGCCACAAAGTCCGACATAGGCGTAGTAGCTGGCACTTGTTTGACATCTTGATAGTGATTTATGATCTGTTTGCCGTCAAATTTGGGATCAAATTTTCTTAGCAAATGCCCCCACAGATACTCGTAAAAGCTGCCAAATTCTTTGGTTACGGATAAAAATGCAAGGGCGTTTACAGAAAGCGATTTTAGTTTTAAGCGGTTTCTGATCAACCTCTCATTTTGCATAAATTTCGCTATTTCGTCCTCACCGTAAAGCTTGATCTTCTCTGGATCAAAGCCATCAAACGCCTCTCTCATAGCCTCTCTTTTTTGAAGCACCCCATGCCACGAAAGTCCCGCCTGAAAGCCCTCCAGAACTATCATTTCGAAAAATTTTCTATCATCTTTTACGACTTTGCCCCACTCATTATCGTGGTAAGCTATGTCAGGCTCGCCTTTGGCCCATTCACATCGCCTCATCTGCTTTCCTTAAATTTTAACTCCGTAAAACTCGCAATACCACTCGACAAATTTAGCCACGCCGTCGTTTACTTTTGTATTTGGCTTGTAGTCAAAGTCAGCCACCAAATCACTCACATCAGCAAATGTTGCTGGCACGTCGCCTGCTTGAAGTGGGAGAAAATTTTTCTTGATCTCACGGCCGATCTTTATCTCAACTGCCTTGATGTAGTCCATGAGCTCGACTGGGCTATTGTTACCGATATTATAGACCTTAAAAGGCGCTTTTGAAGTGGCAGGATCTGGGTGTTTAGCATCCCAAGATGGATTTGGCTTAGCAGGGTTGTCTATGCATTTAATGATACCCTTTACGATGTCGTCCACGTAGGTAAAGTCGCGCTTCATCTTGCCGTAGTTGAAAACATCGATGCTCTTATCTTTAAGCGCAGCATCAACAAACAAAAATAGTGCCATATCAGGGCGTCCCCATGGTCCATACACCGTAAAAAAGCGAAGTCCGGTCGTTGGCACGTTAAATAGATGGCTATAAGTGTGTGCCATCATCTCGTTGCTCTTTTTAGTCGCTGCGTATAGGCTTATAGGGTGATTTACCGCCTCATGCGTAGAAAACGGCATGTTTTCATTTAGACCATAAACCGAGCTAGAGCTTGCATAGACTAAATTTTTGATCTCATTGTGACGGCAGCACTCGAGGATGTTCACAAAGCCCGTGATATTGCTATCAATGTAAGCTTTTGGGTTTATTAACGAGTAGCGAACGCCAGCTTGTGCGGCTAAATTTACCACTACGTCAAATTTCTCTTTGGCAAAAAGCTCTTTCATTGTCTTTTCATCAGCGAGATCTGCTTTTATAAATTTTAAATTTGGATGCGTTTTTGAGACGATAAGCTTGCCATAATCTATCTCGCTAGTCTCAAAGCCAGCCGTTTTTAGGCGCGCGAGCTTTAAATTTACGTCATAATAGTCATTTATCACGTCATATCCGACAACCTCGTCGCCCCTTTTTACTAGGGCATTTGCAAGGTGAAATCCTATAAATCCAGCTGTTCCAGTTACTAAAATTTTCATATTTTTCCTTTCATTTTTGGCTTATTTTAGTGCAAAAATATAAATTTACGTATTTAGATCAGGGTAGTCCCAAGCGTTAAATTCAGCTTTCAAATCGTCATTTTCCCAACCTTTGCAACATAACCACTCAAGCCCTGCACGTCTTTCCATAACGACCTCTTCGTCAAGTCCAGCAACCTTTTTACCGTTTATCCTTGCGTCCACACATGCCCAGTGGTAGCGATAAACTAGGTCAAGTTTGCTTAAAATTTCATCTAAACTGCGCAGTTTTGAGCGGTTTTTGAGCCCACCCTCTTTAAAGACATCCATTACAAAATCACAGTCGCAAATTTTATCCATTTCACCGATATCTTCAGCTATGCCAAGCGCCCAAAGCAAGATCCAAAGCGACTCATACTTCCAGCCCATATTTACGGCCAAATTTATATCAGCCCTGCCCTCTACGACCTCTTTTTCTTTTACACTTAGATTACCATAAAAATCGCCCAAAAAGTCTTTAGCCCAGGCTATCTCATCTTCACTTAGGTGGCCATTGTCGCGGATAGTGCAAGCACACATAATGGCCGTAAATGAGCAAACCGCACGAGCAATGATCTCATCAACGCTTCTTGGCGTAACTTCACTATTGTCATACCTTAGTGGCAGGCTCTCAAGCACAGCCACACCCTCTTTTTTTAAAATTTTTATACTCTCATCTTTTCTTTGTTGTGCTGTTTTTGGCATATCCGCACCTTTTTTAAAAATATCAAACACTCCCATTTTTATCCAAAAAACTCAGCGTTAAATTTCTCTTCGTTAAAATTTTTACCTAAAAATTTACAGGCTTCGATCATATCAGTTCTTGCTATTTCAAAGCAACTCGTAGCCCCAGGGCTTGGAGTCATATTAAAACTTATGCCCTCGCCTGTGCTTATCTTGCCCTCGCCAAGCTCAAGGCACTTTTTATTACGGTCAATAACTTGCGGTCTTACGCCGCCAAAATTTATAGCATAGCTCAGATCGTTTTCACTTAGGCTTGGCACGATCTTTCTAGCATCTTTTACAAATTCTTTTTTATTGATAAATGGCACTTCAAATAAGAAATTTCTTAAAATATAAGATCTGATGTCGCTATCTTTTAAGAGATTTGTAAAGACTTCAAAGACGTTTTTATCAAATTTTAGGCATTTACAAAAGTCAAAAAAGCTTGAACAGCCGTGGTATCTCTCTAGTTTTGGTATGACTAGAGCTGTTGGTCCAAAGCGAGTGTTGCCGTTAGCTAAGATATCTGGATCGCCATGAAGCGCGGCAAATGGTAGCTTATCGTTTTGCACCATATAAACTTTGCCGTTTAGCAGGCGTTTTTTTGCGAAATAAAAGCTTCCAGCAACGGGCAGCGTGCTAAGATGAAGCCCATAACCCATTTTGTGAGCCAAAAATAGCGAGTGTCCTCCAGCATCTACTACAACGTAGTTTGCAGTGATCACTTCGCCATCATTTATCTTTATGTGAAATGTATCGCCCGCCTTTTTTATATCAGTCACTTCTGAGTTTAGACTGATCTCATAGCCATCTGCGCCTAAATTTATGGCATTTTGCACAAGTGAGTTTGCTAAGCCACCAAAGTCCATTGTCGTAAACTGCCCATTTTGCGTGCCTATGGCGATGATGTTTTCTGGCCTCTCATTGCCATTTGCGTCAAAAACGACGTTTGGCTCGATCTGTTTTAACTTCTCTTTGTCATAAATTTCAAGGTAAGGAAAAAGCTCTTTAAAACTCTCATATCTCTCTTTCATGCGCTCTACTTCGGCATCTCCGATAGCTAGTGCCATTTTTTGATGAGCGAACATATATTTGCCATCAAGATTGTATTTTAGGGCATATTTTACTGGCATATTTGCCACACGAGAGACTTTTTTTGCTTTTTCTAGCGTGTAGTTTGTCTCGATATCGCCACAATGAATGGTTTGTGAGTTACCTTTGCCGTTTGAATTTAGAGTAGCTACGCCGTCATATTTTTCTAAAAGTGCAACCTTTTTTATATCACTAAATGCAGCCAACTCGTAAAAGAGCGCCGTTCCACTAATGCCTGCTCCGATAATTACCACTTCAAAGTGCTTCTGCCTCATTTTTTCTCCCAAAAAAGTTTAGTCGCCAAAATGATACTATATTAATTTTAAAACAAACAGCATGGTGAAAAAAGCTAGAATTTTTATATAAAAGAGAAATTTGGCAAGGCTTTCACCTTGCCTTGAAGTTAAAATTTATAAGATACGTTTACTTTGAAATTTCTACCCGGCTCCCAGTCTACATAGTCTGGATTGCCTGTATAATCAGCCATTCTTTGAGACTGCGAAGCATAAGTTTTATTAAAGAGGTTGTAAATTCCAGCATTTATCTCAAGTCCTTTAAATTTACCGCTACTTGGCGTATAGCTAGCGTAGATATCGCTAACTGCATAGCTTGGTATCTTGGCATTTTCATTATCGCTAGCTGATATGGTATTTTTTGAAGCGAAGTAGATTAGGTTGTAGCCTATTAGCGTATCAATGCTAGAAAATGCATACTCTGCATTAAATGTATATTTGTCGCCCTGATCGCGGTAGCCAATGACGTTTGAGGTATAGTAACTAGTGGCACTTTTAGCAACCCTATCTTTATATTTTACATTTTGATGAGTGTAGCTAGCAGCTAGGCTTAGTGCGTCTAAATTTAGCCTTGCAAGTAGCTCAACGCCACTTATATCAGCACCACCAGCGTTTTTTCTAGTCATGATCGGATTTGTTCTACCACCTGCTGCGTTGTTATCGACTATTAAATTTTTATATTTTGTCATGAAGTATTTTGCAGAGAGGCTGTATGAGCTAGCTTCACTTATATCCCCATGGTATTTAAGGCCAGTTTCATAGCTATTGCCAGTTGTAGGTTTCAGATCTTTGTTAGCTTCCCAGCTTCTGCTTCCGCCTGCCATCATAGACTCCATGACGTCAGGTCCTCTAAAGACCCTCGCATAGCTTGCAAACGCATGTAGCCCTTTAAGGATCTCATAGTCAAGCGCAAGCGCTGGGGTAAATTCGTTAAATTTATAGGTATAACTCTTTACATTTCCGGCTCTGCCGTCGTAACTTTTTAGCTCATGACGAGTGTATCTGATGCCTGGAGTAACAGTTAACGAACTAAAATTTAGCGCATCTTCTGCATAGATTGAGTAGTTATTTACCTTTTCAGGATAGTGATTATTTGGCTTGTTAAAATTTTTACTTTGGTAAAACTCAGCACCATATCTAAATGTCTGCGTCAAAGCGCCGGTCTCGACTATACTCTTAGCCTTTGCATTTATGCCGTTTGTCTTTACGCCTAAAATTTTTAAGACTGGGTCATCTTTTTTGTGCTCGGTGTTGTATACTGTTACATCTAAATTTAGAAGATCACTTGGTTTGTACTCATATTTTAGCGTTGTAGTATCACGTTCATATTTTCGGTTATCAACAGGAAATTGACCAGTGTACCAGCTGCCAAACTCGGCTCTCATAGGATACATGCCCTTAAATTCATTGTGCTCTCTTGAAATAGAAATTCTATGCGCATCAAGGAAGCTGTACCCAAGCTTTAAAAGATAGCTAAGGTCATTTCCGTCACCGCCTATCTTTCTTTTATTACCGCTTTTGCCGTAGTCGTAGCCCTTGTGATTAATAGCGGCTATAAAGTCGAGCCCATCAACTGGAGCCGTAAAGAGCATAAGACCTTGAGAAAATTCGCTGTTATTTGAGGCGTAGCCTGTCTTTATCTTTGCACCGATGATCTCACCACTTTCTAGCAAGTCTTTTGCGTCAACCGTTTTAAAGGCGACCGAGCCACCAAGTGCGCCTGAGCCATTTACTACTGACCTTGAGCCAACTTCGACATCAACGGCTTTTATAAGATCTGGATCGATTAGTAAGTCAGCGTTGTGGTGAAATGTATTTCCGTTTTGTTTAGCACCATCTATCGTGATATTTAGACCGCGGTCGCTAACGCCTCTCATGTAAATTTTTTGGTTCATGCCGTTTGTGCCGCCCACATAAACGCCAGGGATGTCTCTCATCACGTCTTTTGCTAGGCCAGCATTTCTGGTTGAAATTTTGATGTCATCAACGCCATATCCGCCACTGCTACTTGTTACCTCAACTCCGCTTAATACGCTCTCGTCTGCCCCATTTGCACAAACTGCTATGCTTGCTGCAAGAGAGAGTTTAAATAAGCTTTTAAATCTCATATTTCCTCCTATTTTGGTTATTAAAATTACTATTTCAATTTTATGGCATAATTTTGAGATTGAATATTATAATTTTAAGTATAAATTTTGGATAAATTTTTGAGTTTTTTGGTAAAAATATAAACTATTTTTAAATTTTAATTATCTAATAAATTAATTAAATATCGAGATAAACAGCTAAATTAAATAATTTTATCAAAGTAATAAATAAGGTTAATTTTTTTAATAGAAAAATTATTATAAGTATAAAAAAATTCTTAAATTTTTGTAGATAATTTTTTTATCAAGAGAGGCTTAAGAAATTTAAAAATAAATTTTTACTTTTTTAGCGCTCAGAATTGTTTTTATAAACACTCTTAAGTAGATTATGAAAAAATTTTATAAATTTTAAATAAGGTAGAGCGAAACTCTTGGATCTAATGGAAGCATCATATAAATTTATTAGACGCCCCTTGAAGGCAAAATTGAAATATTCATTCATGCAAATAATATCTTTTTTCATATCTTTTAGCCTTAGACTTATGTTGGTGTCTTGCCAAAGTATCGGCAGTAGTACAAATATCATCCTATCAAGGCTAAAATTTTTCACATCTTCACGCCAGTCATCCCAGTGGTAAAGCTCATAAAATTTCGATATTTCCCCACAAAGCGCTAAGTAAAAACCGCAAGTAGCTAAGCTGCGCATCTTCCCATTTGCCGCTTGTCTGGCACGCAGTAAAAGACGTTGCCAGCTTTGCCACCAAAGGCGACGCCATTTAGCAAGAAAAATTTATCCAAAATAACGTTTGTCACGAGTAAGTTGCTAGGCATATGCTCTTCTTCACTAAAGCTCTTTCAAGATTAAATCTATAAATTCCATACTTCATCTGCTCGCATCCTGAGCCAAGCATACACAGCCAACCTTCATCCATCACGATGCCACCGCACCCATAAACAAGCGCTCCCATCGGTGAGCAAGTAGCTACCTGAAGCCCTAAAAGCTCGCTTTGCGCCCTGCTCTCATCACGCAGTAAAATTTCACCCATTTTTAGCTTATTTAGCCGTTCTTCGACCAAGCTCCCAAGCCTGGCTCATTTGCATCTATAAGCTCATCTAAAGCTCTCATTGCGAATTCTTGCGATAAATTTGATTAAATTTAAAAGAAGATTTTGGCGAGTCACCCCGCCAAATTTGTATTAGAGGATTATTTTGCATCCCAAGCTAGGATCGTGTTGCCTTCGGCGTCGGTAGCCACATCGCCCATGCCCATGATGTTGTAGCCGCAGTCTACGTAGTGAACCTCGCCTGTTACGCCGCTAGCTAGGTCGCTAAGCAGATACATCGCGCTGTTACCGACGTCTTCGGTAGTAACGTTGCGTTTTAGCGGGCTATTTACTTCGTTGTAGCGTAAAATCATCCTAAAGTCGCCTATTCCGCTTGCGGCAAGTGTTTTGATAGGACCTGCACTGATCGCATTTACACGGATGTTTTTAGCGCCAAGGTCATGTGCTAGGTAGCGAACTGAGCTCTCAAGTGCTGCTTTGGCAACGCCCATTACGTTGTAGTGTGGCACAAATTTTGGTCCGCCAAGGTATGTAAGAGTTAGCACCGAACCGCCCTCTTTTAGCACTGGCAAAACCGCGCGAGTAAGGCTTAGTAGCGAATAAACACTAGTGCCCATCGCTATATCAAATGCCTCTTTTGTCGTATTTACAAACTCGCCTTCTAGCGCTTCTTTTGGTGCGTAAGCCACTGCATGCACGACGAAATCTATCTCGCCAAGGTCTGCTTTGATACGATCCGCAAGACCGTCAAGGTGAGCTGGGTTGTTTACGTCAAGCTCATAGACGAATTTGCTCCCAAACTCCTCCGCGATTGGCTCTACGCGCTTTTTAAGAGCGTCATTTAGATATGTAAACGCCATTTGCGCACCTTGATCGTAACAAGCTTTTGCGATGCCGTAAGCTATTGATTTAGCATTAGCAACGCCGACGATAAGGCCCTTTTTTCCTTTTAAAATCATTATTTCTCCTTTAAAATTTGCTTGGCTTTTGAGCGCTTTTTGGTAATTTTGTTAAAATTTTGCTTGGCAGACCATCCGTATAACCTACACAAATTTTAACTGCAAAGCCACAAAAATCAACTCAAAATCCTTCGCAATTTGAAATTTATAAATTTACAAAATTCAATAAAACACCAAATTTGATAGCGGCAGTATCGCGAAGCTAGACTAGGCGGCTTAAAATTTTGCGACGGGAGTTACCATATAGGTAATGACCGAGCAAAATTTTAAGACAACGAAGTATAGCGATGCGAGTGGGCGCGTATAAGCTCTAAAAACTTTGAGGCGTCCCAGCTTGCCGTACCCACTAACACCCCATCGCAACTCGCAATACTCGCTATCCCGCCGATATTTGCGACATTTACGCTTCCGCCGTAAAGTAGCGGCGCGCTCGTCTGCTCGCGGATGAAATTTAAAACTCCTTCAATCTGCTCCGCATTCGCACTCTTGCCCGTACCTATCGCCCACACGGGCTCGTAGGCGATCAGCAGCCGCTCGTAGCCAAGGTCGATATTTTTTAGCTGTTCCGCCAAAAACTCCTTCGTGCCGCCAGCTTCGTTCACGCTCAAATTTTCGCCAATGCAGTAGACGATCTGCCAGCCCGCCTTTACGGCAAAATCAAATTTAGCTCGCAAAAGCTCCTCACTCTCGCCAAGCTCGCGTCGTTCGGAGTGCC
This genomic interval from Campylobacter concisus contains the following:
- a CDS encoding UDP-glucose dehydrogenase family protein, with amino-acid sequence MKVAVIGTGYVGLVSGACFAKMGNSVICVDVDEKKIEALKNGVVPIYEPGLADIVSECYKNGSLKFSTQITEALEHADVLFIAVGTPMGADGQADLKYVLSVAKSIGENLSKPLIVVDKSTVPVGTGAKVHEVIEAELKKRNIEVKFEVVSNPEFLKEGAAVEDFLKPDRVVIGASSEWGFSVMRELYEPFMKNHDRLICMDVKSAEMTKYAANSMLATKISFINEIANICERVGADVNLVRKGIGSDSRIGYSFIYPGCGYGGSCFPKDVEALIYTARQNGFEPELLNAVESRNKAQKRVLFEKIYNFFGGDLKGKTIAFWGLAFKPNTDDMREASSITLIKLLDEAGAKVVAYDPKSSEEAKKYIPNLDIKYAKNKYDALDNADAMVLVTEWSEFRSPDFMEIKQRLKNAVIFDGRNQYNAKILTEHGFKYFQIGVKA
- the galE gene encoding UDP-glucose 4-epimerase GalE; the encoded protein is MKILITGGAGYIGSHVVKALLKQGKDEITIIDNLCKGSQKALDALKKIGNFKFINANLEDDLSEIFANGKFDAIIHFAAFIEVFESMSEPLKYYLNNTANVARVLRYAKTYNVNKFIFSSTAAVYGEPDVAEVSETTPTNPINPYGRSKLMSEQIIKDYAASNKNFKFAILRYFNVAGADEDGLIGQNYPNATHLIKVAVQTILGKRESMGIFGDDYATKDGTCVRDYIHVSDLADAHISALEYIGKNGSETFNVGYGRGFSVKEVIETAKKVSGVNFKVLNAPRRDGDPAILISNASKLRSLTSWKPKRDDLALIIKTALEWEKKI
- a CDS encoding DNA ligase, yielding MRIIFAVLLLLNFAFSLDLLRLSEYKEQNVSGWLASEKLDGVRAYWDGENLLSRQGKKLNAPLSFTKNFPKFALDGELYAKELKFEEIQATVMDKLPDEKAWNRLKFHVFDVPEASGGLLTRLEVLAKFLKNEPNQNLIIIKQIKMRDNAQFLKFTEDIIVKGGEGAVVREPNAPYERKRSKNALKFKKFTDAECEVVSINKGSGKYANLAGSLTCRALGGKDGEPKAGTIFKIGSGLSDEQRTNPPKIGSIITYKFQNLTSNGKPRFPIFLRVRED
- a CDS encoding DNA-3-methyladenine glycosylase I, with the translated sequence MRRCEWAKGEPDIAYHDNEWGKVVKDDRKFFEMIVLEGFQAGLSWHGVLQKREAMREAFDGFDPEKIKLYGEDEIAKFMQNERLIRNRLKLKSLSVNALAFLSVTKEFGSFYEYLWGHLLRKFDPKFDGKQIINHYQDVKQVPATTPMSDFVAKELKKREFKFLGSVSTYAFLQSVGVVDDHLDYCFCKVKA
- a CDS encoding NAD-dependent epimerase codes for the protein MKILVTGTAGFIGFHLANALVKRGDEVVGYDVINDYYDVNLKLARLKTAGFETSEIDYGKLIVSKTHPNLKFIKADLADEKTMKELFAKEKFDVVVNLAAQAGVRYSLINPKAYIDSNITGFVNILECCRHNEIKNLVYASSSSVYGLNENMPFSTHEAVNHPISLYAATKKSNEMMAHTYSHLFNVPTTGLRFFTVYGPWGRPDMALFLFVDAALKDKSIDVFNYGKMKRDFTYVDDIVKGIIKCIDNPAKPNPSWDAKHPDPATSKAPFKVYNIGNNSPVELMDYIKAVEIKIGREIKKNFLPLQAGDVPATFADVSDLVADFDYKPNTKVNDGVAKFVEWYCEFYGVKI
- a CDS encoding DUF4272 domain-containing protein; protein product: MGVFDIFKKGADMPKTAQQRKDESIKILKKEGVAVLESLPLRYDNSEVTPRSVDEIIARAVCSFTAIMCACTIRDNGHLSEDEIAWAKDFLGDFYGNLSVKEKEVVEGRADINLAVNMGWKYESLWILLWALGIAEDIGEMDKICDCDFVMDVFKEGGLKNRSKLRSLDEILSKLDLVYRYHWACVDARINGKKVAGLDEEVVMERRAGLEWLCCKGWENDDLKAEFNAWDYPDLNT
- a CDS encoding FAD-dependent oxidoreductase — protein: MRQKHFEVVIIGAGISGTALFYELAAFSDIKKVALLEKYDGVATLNSNGKGNSQTIHCGDIETNYTLEKAKKVSRVANMPVKYALKYNLDGKYMFAHQKMALAIGDAEVERMKERYESFKELFPYLEIYDKEKLKQIEPNVVFDANGNERPENIIAIGTQNGQFTTMDFGGLANSLVQNAINLGADGYEISLNSEVTDIKKAGDTFHIKINDGEVITANYVVVDAGGHSLFLAHKMGYGLHLSTLPVAGSFYFAKKRLLNGKVYMVQNDKLPFAALHGDPDILANGNTRFGPTALVIPKLERYHGCSSFFDFCKCLKFDKNVFEVFTNLLKDSDIRSYILRNFLFEVPFINKKEFVKDARKIVPSLSENDLSYAINFGGVRPQVIDRNKKCLELGEGKISTGEGISFNMTPSPGATSCFEIARTDMIEACKFLGKNFNEEKFNAEFFG
- a CDS encoding TonB-dependent receptor domain-containing protein, whose translation is MRFKSLFKLSLAASIAVCANGADESVLSGVEVTSSSGGYGVDDIKISTRNAGLAKDVMRDIPGVYVGGTNGMNQKIYMRGVSDRGLNITIDGAKQNGNTFHHNADLLIDPDLIKAVDVEVGSRSVVNGSGALGGSVAFKTVDAKDLLESGEIIGAKIKTGYASNNSEFSQGLMLFTAPVDGLDFIAAINHKGYDYGKSGNKRKIGGDGNDLSYLLKLGYSFLDAHRISISREHNEFKGMYPMRAEFGSWYTGQFPVDNRKYERDTTTLKYEYKPSDLLNLDVTVYNTEHKKDDPVLKILGVKTNGINAKAKSIVETGALTQTFRYGAEFYQSKNFNKPNNHYPEKVNNYSIYAEDALNFSSLTVTPGIRYTRHELKSYDGRAGNVKSYTYKFNEFTPALALDYEILKGLHAFASYARVFRGPDVMESMMAGGSRSWEANKDLKPTTGNSYETGLKYHGDISEASSYSLSAKYFMTKYKNLIVDNNAAGGRTNPIMTRKNAGGADISGVELLARLNLDALSLAASYTHQNVKYKDRVAKSATSYYTSNVIGYRDQGDKYTFNAEYAFSSIDTLIGYNLIYFASKNTISASDNENAKIPSYAVSDIYASYTPSSGKFKGLEINAGIYNLFNKTYASQSQRMADYTGNPDYVDWEPGRNFKVNVSYKF
- a CDS encoding DUF2625 family protein; protein product: MRSLATCGFYLALCGEISKFYELYHWDDWREDVKNFSLDRMIFVLLPILWQDTNISLRLKDMKKDIICMNEYFNFAFKGRLINLYDASIRSKSFALPYLKFIKFFHNLLKSVYKNNSER
- a CDS encoding DUF2625 family protein codes for the protein MVEERLNKLKMGEILLRDESRAQSELLGLQVATCSPMGALVYGCGGIVMDEGWLCMLGSGCEQMKYGIYRFNLERALVKKSICLATYS
- the fabI gene encoding enoyl-ACP reductase FabI, giving the protein MILKGKKGLIVGVANAKSIAYGIAKACYDQGAQMAFTYLNDALKKRVEPIAEEFGSKFVYELDVNNPAHLDGLADRIKADLGEIDFVVHAVAYAPKEALEGEFVNTTKEAFDIAMGTSVYSLLSLTRAVLPVLKEGGSVLTLTYLGGPKFVPHYNVMGVAKAALESSVRYLAHDLGAKNIRVNAISAGPIKTLAASGIGDFRMILRYNEVNSPLKRNVTTEDVGNSAMYLLSDLASGVTGEVHYVDCGYNIMGMGDVATDAEGNTILAWDAK
- a CDS encoding triose-phosphate isomerase, which translates into the protein MRFLANLKCNHTRASFAKYAEILDANLSANDDVTVFPPFSALDGAAHKFKLGAQNFYPCESGAHTGEIGKAMLDEFGVKSVLIGHSERRELGESEELLRAKFDFAVKAGWQIVYCIGENLSVNEAGGTKEFLAEQLKNIDLGYERLLIAYEPVWAIGTGKSANAEQIEGVLNFIREQTSAPLLYGGSVNVANIGGIASIASCDGVLVGTASWDASKFLELIRAHSHRYTSLS